The Brassica napus cultivar Da-Ae chromosome C7, Da-Ae, whole genome shotgun sequence genome has a segment encoding these proteins:
- the LOC106428020 gene encoding uncharacterized protein LOC106428020: MAVQNPTSPVEEDKNYESYKENISFDSQLQGKRPRAVEDMPGSETDEDDNYVESGGKRVPKKSQKIRRVYTPDARLKGLFMSEKKAEYRPIPKTNRAIFKKFSDILSENIDQQFAIKTNHIVTNSFFLDIATPGICLSDEHMHVIMQMLWRRRGSVLQKDRRVMCDPYFTKIITSKWSAFSEAKDKLHFDWGTNIASYVTGMCRGKKLKLQLGRDIDMVYAPMFWQDKHWVDLSINLQTSNVIIFDSFITANPTETHVDAHMTPILKSLPHILEQYVGFTDYLIKEGERTYAWNRFQGIYHNNRGGDCGPCAAKFMKMQSNGDGKEEMSRITDKVVDKFREQYAMDCYEEFVGDFQVANEAGMK; this comes from the exons ATGGCCGTTCAAAATCCGACATCCCCGGTTGAGGAGGACAAGAATTATGAAAGCTACAAAGAAAACATCTCATTTGATTCCCAGTTGCAAGGGAAACGACCTCGAGCTGTTGAAGATATGCCTGGTTCTGAGACGGATGAGGACGACAATTATGTGGAGAGTGGTGGTAAACGTGTGCCCAAAAAATCCCAGAAGATTCGCAGAGTGTACACCCCAGATGCAAGGCTGAAAGGGTTGTTCATGAGCGAGAAGAAAGCTGAGTATAGGCCCATACCAAAGACAAACCGTGctatttttaagaaattcagCGATATTCTCAGTGAAAACATCGATCA GCAGTTCGCAATCAAAACCAATCATATTGTCACGAATTCTTTCTTCCTTGACATAGCTACACCCGGGATCTGTTTGTCTGACGAG CACATGCATGTCATAATGCAAATGTTGTGGAGGCGTCGTGGAAGTGTTCTGCAGAAAGACCGGAGGGTAATGTGTGATCCGTACTTTACAAAGATCATTACCTCAAAGTGGTCTGCTTTCAGTGAAGCCAAGGATAAGTTACATTTTGATTGGGGCACAAACATAGCATCTTATGTCACCGGAATGTGTAGGGGCAAAAAACTTAAGTTGCAACTTGGTCGCGATATCGACATGGTGTACGCTCCAATGTTCTGGCAGGATAAGCATTGGGTTGATCTTTCTATTAACTTGCAGACTTCTAACGTCATCATCTTCGATTCTTTCATCACTGCGAATCCGACTGAAACACATGTCGACGCACACATGACTCCTATTCTGAAGTCCTTACCACATATACTTGAACAGTATGTCGGGTTCACAGACTATCTAATCAAAGAAGGAGAGCGAACTTACGCGTGGAATCGGTTTCAAGGCATCTATCACAACAATAGGGGTGGGGACTGTGGGCCGTGCGCTGCTAAGTTCATGAAGATGCAGTCTAATGGTGATGGGAAGGAAGAGATGAGTAGAATAACTGACAAAGTTGTGGATAAATTTCGTGAGCAGTATGCAATGGATTGCTACGAGGAATTTGTTGGCGATTTTCAGGTTGCGAACGAGGCAGGAATGAAGTAG